The Klebsiella aerogenes KCTC 2190 region TGGCGCCGGCAAAAGTACCCTGCTGGCGCGCATGGCCGGGCTGACCAGCGGTCCCGGTTTGATTACGCTTAACCAGCGGGCGCTGGCTCAGTGGCCCGCAGCGGAGCTTGCCCGCCATCGCGCCTATCTGAGCCAGCAGCAGCTCCCGCCCTTTGCGATGCCGGTGTGGCACTATCTGTCGTTACATATGCAGGATAGCGCCCCGCAGGAGTTGCTCAACGAGATTGCCGGGCAACTGGGCTTAAGCGATAAGCTGGGGCGCCAGGTCAACCAGATCTCCGGCGGCGAGTGGCAGCGGGTGCGTCTGGCGGCGGTGATCCTGCAGATTCACCGGCGCGCGAATCCAGCCGGGCAGCTGTTGTTATTGGATGAACCAATGAACAGCCTTGATGTGGCGCAGCAGGCG contains the following coding sequences:
- the btuD gene encoding vitamin B12 ABC transporter ATP-binding protein BtuD translates to MPFLMQLQDVAEAGRLSPFTADVRPGEIVHLVGPNGAGKSTLLARMAGLTSGPGLITLNQRALAQWPAAELARHRAYLSQQQLPPFAMPVWHYLSLHMQDSAPQELLNEIAGQLGLSDKLGRQVNQISGGEWQRVRLAAVILQIHRRANPAGQLLLLDEPMNSLDVAQQAALDNVLASLCALGIAIVMSSHDLNHTLRHAQRAWLICKGQMIACGETYEVLSEENLTAAYHISFQRVEVAGHLMLVASQ